In the genome of Lactuca sativa cultivar Salinas chromosome 3, Lsat_Salinas_v11, whole genome shotgun sequence, the window attagaatagagagttgtttagaaattacttaacgtaaactctagtactcatggcaaattgagttgaccggtttgacttgttgactttagttgactttgacttgactgaaaattgacggttgtcacaactaAAAACAAAAGTTTAATGTAAAGTCATTATGAGAAAAgtggttgacttaaggtttcctcacttGAGCAATtcatgaacatatcattagaatccaattgtgcaatacttgttttaaatctTTAATTTTGCTATAgcaatccaagaagcttgagattatctagacttttcttagttgttaaaatggttagagaagctcataacaatttccttagtcaaaatcataatttccattaagcatgtaattagtgaaagtcaactagcattaagaaccaaaaagtcaccaaatccaagaggagtcaaatgctttcacttCCATGtcggagaaaatgtttttatgattgtgtgaagtaaaactaacacaaaaatcacttgttgcttgctaatttgaagatcctttacttaatcaataaatttagccaactaatcaccacaagcgtatttaaactcatgaataaaaacatacaagtagtaataagatgttaaaacataaaatattctcataaagattcaagaacaagttcatggagtcttcaacattcaacaaacatTCAAAGGATTTCacaaaagtcaaccaagtttagtttagccaagcatggctaaactcaagaaaacaaagtaagAAAAGATCGTACTAAACATTTAACAAGATTCAAGAGCAAAAGATGAAGTTCTTGAGGTGTTATTGGCCTTCAAAATGCTCCAAAATCTCCATAGAATGATCCCAAGTTCGGATGTGCAAGAGTGTGAAAAGAGTCCCACCAAACTTCCTCAAATAGAAGCCAAAAGTAAAATCACGATTTTGCCCCTATAGGAATCCACATGGGTCGCATGGTAATCTTACGCGGGCCGCCAACTGGTGGAGAATGGCTTTCTTCAATTGTTGGTCCTGCACTGCTTAGTCCACTAGCCCAGTTTGAGTTCGGTCAGCTTCTAgtccatttttcttcaagttctctTCTATTTGAGCCAAATTTGACTtttccaaatcctccaaagctctcGTAATTGCCTAATCATTAATTCCTGCATGCTTGAAAAATTCTTCCATCTTCGTTTAATTAAGAGACCATCTTCTTCCACGCTCCATCCATCTAAAGCCCATTTTATGCATAACCTCCAATAGATattaagcccaaaaatctttattGTTCTCtaaatccaatcacctcctaaaGATCCCGTTCCGCTAGTCTAAAAAAAACCCTGCAATTATGCTCACGAAACTAGAGAGTACCCAAAATAGTcataaataacaaaaatgaaaatatgcatggaaattaactaaaacATGAATGAAATAtaccaaaataaaatataaaaaagaattaaataaaataaaactatcaaaaagctcaaagctaaattgggtctattttaccccctacggtatctctcaaccggtattgggtctatttcaccgctttcggtatctttcaaccggtactgggtCTATTCACCcttttcggtatctttcaactggtattgggtctatttcaccctctacaactaagcatacaatcatatcagcaagagtcacaaagacaacaagcacatacatatatatatcagCAAGTGTCACAAATACAACtgtcatcctacaaacataatccagtgggTCGGTATTGGTACCTTCAACTCTCGAGTATAGTGAAGAGACTCGCCTAACAAAAGATGATCAACCGCTACTGCTCCCACTACTACAAATGCATATGCTATAAACCACATATACAACTGTACAAAGTAGACCCTTAGCTTTCCTTCTAAAACTATagatttgaccaaaagtcaacataagtcaaaagtcaaagtcaatggtcaaattaAAAGTCAACCTCATAAGACCTCCATGTCGTGGCAATCCTTCGACAATGTCATGGCTGATGGGTTCAACACAATCAAAACCCAGTCTCGGATAAACCCAAATACATTCCAAAATATATAGCCACATTGTTGCCCCAAATCACCACGCCGTGACAGAGATGGTCTTAAAACAGTCGTGGAAAACCCCATCGCCATGTCGTGGCACCCTATTTCCACGTCGTGGGAAATCGTCTGAAGGCAGAATTATTTTCATGGTCCTTAACCCGTAAAGCATTTTGCCCAAACTTTCTAGAAAGCATCCTGGGGTCCTATTGATCcctaaaaatgtaaactttatggacatgcatgccccATGCATGTCCTCcatcaaatctaggtcaaaagaGTATAAAAGGGACCTAAACTCATGCAATGATCCCAAACCACAACCATTTCTCAGATCTACAAAGTATAGTGTCCTTAGAACTcctaagagtcataaagttgcaaactttatcactttgctTCACTCAAAATCCATCAAAGAGTTCAATCATGCAGGATAACTCTAGATCCATAGATAAAAGATGAAAATCTAGATTAAAGATCCTTATAGATAATCCAACAAGATGATTCCAGAGACTGTAGAGTGTTGTTTGCATGCTTCGTGCACTCAATCTTCTTCTacttccttcaaaatcaccaaaaaggcTTGAAAATGAACTGAAAAGCTTCAAGGTGGTTAGGCTTAGGTTTCTGGGGCTTGAGAGTGATGGAAGCTGAAGATGGACAACCCTAGCCTCCTCAATTTCCTTTAAATACCTAAAAAAATTAGGGTTATTACATCAAAGGGTCGCCACATCGTGGGGATCATTAAATGATCCGCGAAGCTTCCAACATCGCTACGTCGTGGGATGCCTTCGCCACGACATGGTCACtcccaaaatccaaaatacattaaaattaaatatctctaagaatccggatgttacaagaaCAAACGTTATATCACTTATATCTCTGGTAATACTTATGAACACATACATTTTCATTTTTTCAAtcaattatataaaatttaataaaaaaaataaaattatgcaTTGAGAAATCCAATTTTCTCTATTCTAAACTGTAGGTATTTTTAAAAAGATGTATCGTTTATAAAACATATTCACAGTACAAAATATtatattcatagtttaataaatatattaatttattaattcacATTCTAATATTTTAATGCATAcattcattcatattttaacacaaaatttaaataaaatacaacCTTAATACAACCCATTttcaatttaatatataaaaattcacaacttaatacatttCATTATATACTAATTAACATATCCAAAGAAGCCAAACATAAAGTCTACTACCATCAACTACCACACATTGCCACATACTACATGTATCACTATCGTAATCATTATTCCttccaaatcatatttatatatgaaatCATGAATTTACAGCTTATACTTATAGtttaataaaccaattaattcaCTAATTTATAGTTTAAGGCAAAATAATTGCAAAAACTAATACgtttttacatatttatacaacTCAAAAAATATTCACAGAAAAATTaatacaaacattcatacataaattattcatattttaacacaaaatttgTGAAAACCCCACAACTTAATATAGTAAATTCATATCTTAATACAATCAATTTATATTTTagtacacaaaattcacaacttaatataataaattcacattttaatataaaaacttatacattcacaaccatattttcaaattaaaacttacatttatagCTTCACATCTGGAGGCTAATGCTTCTTTCAAAGTATATTTACACaatatttatagtttaaatttcatACTTTATTCAAAATTAGATAAATCAATTTTGTGTATTTCTTTCATCTCATATTTCAAAAGCAAacaaaaaattcataaaaaatcacatcttaatatagtcaattcactGTTTAATACAgttaattcatagtttaatacataaaattcatagtttaataaagcaaatttacagtttaatacacaaaattgaaatattaatacaataaattcactgtttaatacacaaaaattataCATTCACAACCATATATTCTCTACTCAATATTGAAACCATCATAAATGATAGTTTTAAATGGTCGAGATCAACAAAGACATTGAAGTTTTTTAAAGACAACACATCATAGATATTAGTTGTGATAATGGGTCATACAAAGCTCGAGAATGAGTCTTTTTGACGGAGGGGGAGATGAGGATGATGTCGAGTATCACTGAGCCAATCGAATGAGTACGACAAATTACAATACAAGTAGAATGAAACATTTTAGTCAAATTAAatcattatataaatatatactcaCTTTCCCTAAAAAATACTTCTTCCAGAACATCACGATTGTGTGCAATGTCTTCTCAAGATCAATCAAGTGGTTCATTATCTCATGATCCCAGAGTGGTGTAAGCAAGACAATGATGGTTTCTTCTAGGAGATATGACTATGGACAACCTTCATTGCGTTAGTTACACCACTATCGGATGATGAACCACTTGACAACAATGGAAAATTATTGCACAAAAAAGTGATGTTctgaaagaagaaaagaagaaaaaaattagGTAAAATGAGTAAAGATCTACATACGAGTTCAATTTAAATCAAATATTTACCAACGAATGATAGAATATAGAAGTTACATCAGTTTTTTTGCATAGTAAAAAAGTAAAGAAATATGAAACACTTGAAACAAATTGGTTGGTTAATTTACAAGAAAATTGTGAACTTCGTGACCTAATTGAAAAAGTATATTGAACTTTATTTTTTGAAATAGAAATAAACTAAAAGCATACCAAAAACCCAAATTAATTACCGACAAAATGGATttgtaaaattaaattaaaataaaatataccaaACACAAATACTTGTTATACCCAACATTAGAGTTGAATATAGTTATAGATTGCAACATTTAAAACCCAGACATTCATATTATTTCTAGATTTATTCAAAGAAAACACCAAATTTCATCAACTTCTTAGAAACATTTCATGTTATCAAAATGAGGATATATTCATTTGATTGAAATAGACTCCAGAAGGACCATCATCCGACAACAAAGCAACCATGACCGGAGCTCTAGCACCTTCTTCTGGGGTCAAGTGCCCCGTATGAGATGTGATATCAGTTATCACATAACCTGGATGAACACAATTCACAAGAATATTACCAAACTTTCTTGCCAAAATCCTTGTGTAACCATTAATTGCAGCTTTTGACACTTTATACGCAGCAACCGTCAAAGGCCAACCGTTTTCCGACAACTTATTGTCTTTCAAGTCCCTCAAAAACCATTCAATGATCTCATCAATCCTATCTTCATTAAGAGTGTCAATATCTTGAAACTCTGCTTTCACCTTCTCATTGTGTATCCACTAAAAAAGTACAGAAAAATAAATTGTATTATGTTCATTTTAAGGCCGAATACAAAAAGTAACAATACATACTTCCATTAATTTGTGTATTATACCTTCTTAACAAGATCCATTTCATTTCAGTGCAATAGTATATTTTAATTCAGTTTTTGTAATACACTATAAACAATCTATATCTAATTTATAGCAtaacattttcaatttttttgttagAAAATTATATACTTTGAAAAAATTAGTCAAttagaacatttaaaaaaaaGACCTCTTTTTGAGGTCCATATTAGTGCAACATCAACATTGGTTATGTCATATATCACGAACATATAAACATTTactcataaaaatatttttcactatcTACTATCTATGAGCTTTTGAAAGATGTATAAATAAGTTTTACTGTTTTATTTATtaatctaatatatatattttatttagaatcataaaataaaaaacaaatattttaataaaaccaAACACATGATAACATCAGtctcatttttataaaattaaaaataaattgttttacctttttttttttaatcagcAAATCCAACACctattccacctatgtccacaATAGGACTTGAACCCTTACCTCAAAGAGGAAGggcaccacctgataccgctAGTCTACAAACCCTttagtaacttttttttttgtgacAAAACATATTAAATATTGGGCTCCATATAGAGATTTCAAGTAGTAATTTTAATGATAGAAATGATTAAAATTAGTATTCGGtttttattatgtatttatagGAGACTAACAAGGGTGTGAAGAAATATAAAACAAATGAACTCTTAAATAGTAGCTGTGAATGCTTACATGTAGCACTCCATAATTTGAAATTTTATCTAAAAGTGGTAATTTTCattatttctattattattaGATACTTTCTTTATGGGAAAATGACtattgagggtaattaacttttgcgtttgtactcatttggtcccttttcttttttttgtattcaatataccatcgaacttgttgttggtgtttaccatagcccttttgaccggcttttgacctgtgatagccggtcaaagggctatggtaaacaccaacaacaagttcgatggtatattgaatacaaaaaaaagaaaagggaccaaatgagaacaaacgcaacagttggttaccctcctgattcattttccctttactcatttacaacaaatcccacatcatctcctactgatattaataacttttatgagattcattcttgcttctcttcaaaacataacctacgaaaggacattattcatacatgtacaactttgtaatgcacttgaatatttattaggggaatcttgactaagcaggcgcatttcatgactacatttacatttcaatcaaatgatttatcgtatcatggattctagacaagtctacaaacgagtggaatcataaGTGCTATGATTtctgagtttacttagctttaagatcgaactcatgggataagatacaacatcaatatgtacaatacaccataatattgtacatattgatgttgcatcttatcccatgagttcgatcttaaagctaagtaaactcagaAATCATAGCACttatgattccactcgtttgtagacttgtctagaatccatgatacgataaatcatttgattgaaatgtaaatgtagtcatgaaatgcgcctgcttagtcaagattcccctaataaatattcaagtgcattacaaagttgtacatgtatgaataatgtcctttcgtaggttatgttttgaagagaagcaagaatgaatctcataaaagttattaatatcagtaggagatgatgtgggatttgttgtaaatgagtaaagggaaaatgaatcaggagggtaaccaactgttgcgtttgttctcatttggtcccttttcttttttttgtattcaatataccatcgaacttgttgttggtgtttaccatagccctttgaccggctatcacaggtcaaaagccggtcaaaagggctatggtaaacaccgacaacaagttcgatggtatattgaatacaaaaaaaagaaaagggaccaaatgagtacaaacgcaaaagttaattaccctgaAAAGTCATTTTCCCCTTTCTTTATCTTAGAGTAGTTGTAAATTAATGCTTACATGTAGTTCTCCATAATTGGAAGAAACGTTGACTATTCTTGGTGAATTAGAGAGATGCAGAAGTGGAAGAAACGCTTCGGTTACTCCTTTAGTTCCATAATAATTTGTTCTCATACAATCTTCTCCCAAATCGTAAGGTTGTTCCAAAATCCCAGTTAAGAGAGGTGCATTTTCGTCAAACACTTGTTCCTAACCAAATCATACAAATCAAATATTACGTACGTACGCTAGTTTTATTTGTAGTAAAATCAACACAATACAAATTAATGATCGATCAATATGACTTACATATCCTGCTCCATCTTTGAAGGCCCTAAATTCGTCATACTGCACGATTATTCCACTTTCAGCTGCGTTGTTGACCTAAATTAACACAATTTTGGAATTTTAATGAAATTTGTTATGATAAACTCATAGATGACAACAGAAGAAGATATGGTTTGTTATCTCTCACCAAGATATCGAGTTTTTTGAATTGAGATTCGACGAATTTGGCCAACCGACCAACACTCATCGGATCTTTCACGTCAAGTTGATGAAAAACGACATCGTCATGGCCAGAGACTTTGAGATTTTCGATAGCTTCAATGCCTCGATTCTCGTTTCTAGCAGTTACTACGACCGTAACGCCGTTTGAGGCCAATTGACGGCAAATCTCAAGTCCAATACCTTTGTTTCCTCCGGTGACAACTGCAACTctgaaatcataacaaataacaaacaaacaaatactATCAAACTTCCCTTTATTTTAAGTGCAAGTATTAAGAAGTATTTcgatgagtatatatatatatatatatatatatatatatatatatatatatatatatatatatatatatatatatatatatacctttttgAACTGATTTTCTCCATGGATTTTGATCTGCAAATACTCGACAAATTAAGTTTACTCAAGGGATTGAAGTTTATCTGGTATGACTcgaattaaaattttgaattcaaaTCCACACTTGTTTTTGTATCGGATGTATACCAAGAAATATGACGATGAACATATGAAAAACGTTTTATCCAGGATCGGAGAAGGAAAAAATGatttgatgaagaagatgagagaTCTTTTAGATATATAGAATCAACTCATCAAGTCATCAACCCcacttccttttttttttctttctcgaTTGAATAATACTAGTATAGTGTAGAGTGTAACACGTAGTAGTTCTCTGACCACAGATCCACAATCCACAATTCCACATGCACGGTGAAACTACCCCAAATTTGTGTAGACATGAGTGCGTGTGGTTGGGCCCCACAAATGGAAGGGCGTGTTTGACAAAATTAGTTGTTAGCTGGAAGCGGATAGCGGTTAGCTGGTAGTGGGTAGCTGGTAGCATGTAGCTGGTAGCTGGTAGCAGGAAgctgtaacttttatttgttaaATGAATGTTTTGCAAAAatagctggaagcttttgaaatatataaaattacataaaaggacaattgattaaaaataaaaaaaatatatataaatatatttttaagggtaattatggaaattgatttcaaacgctccggagcgttttgttaaaagctacatgaagtagcttttagaatcggagcgttttgttaaaactaaaagctaaacgctcgtactgccaaacgaagctttttgtttaaactagaacgttttgtcaaaagctaaaagctagaagctctcaaacgcttccaaaagctccgtGCCAAACACGCCCGAAGTGGCAAATAGAATTTCTAATGTCACCTCTTGTATTTATTTCTATCCCAGGTGAGTAGTGAcaaagttttgatgtgattaaacCTTATCCCAAaccaaatttatattttatttctatttttatttatttgttatgcTCTACGATTTTTCACTTTTAAACTTAAAatctaaataatattattaattctTATTTTTACTTAAAAGTTAAGGAATGTCggtcaaaaataaataataataataaaagatggAGAGATAGATTATAGAAAGAAGAAAACACTAGGGAAGACTTCTAGAAGAGGCAACAAAAAGGATATGGACGGAATACAACCAACTTTTATGTTGCAAATTTCCCGGATGGTTGCAGTGGAACGATTTTATGGAAATTCTTTCAAAAGATGGGCTATGTTGCTCAAAAGAAAGAAGCATGAAAAGTAGTTGCATGACACTCCTATCAAGGGTGTTGGATAGAAAGTTTTCTATTAGGCTGCAGGGAGTGGTGTCGCACTCCCTCATAAAACCGCAATGACATGTAGGTGCCATTTCACCCGTTACCACAAAAGTGTGGTTGCATACCACACCCAATTAGTGGTGCCGCACTTgagtattatttttatttttttataaataaaagtgaCCAATCAGAAGGAAGGAAGAAAAAGGAACCAATCACATTGTTGGAAAGTTGTTTAAAGAAGTGCTCCCTTGGAAGGGTGCAATGCACTCTTTACCGCACCCAGAGGGAGGTGTTTGTGCCTATGTGACAAGGGGAGTGCGGTCCAGGCCGCACCCACTCCCTTTGGTCTTAGATGATTAGTGAAAGTTTGGTTTGAGAAGACCCACTTGGACATCTAAGATTGGAGCCTTgtgacatgagagagagagagagagagagagtttttagCACCTCAATAAATAATGGGTTGCGTTCCACAATTagagtgtgcttgagagatgtaacattGAGAATGTTAGTGTGAACTATTTATTTGTCTACATGTAACTTATacttttttgtaacacctttcATAATCAAATACATCTCTTAGACACCAATATCACCATGTTCAATGTGTTCTTTATAATTCCGCATGTCAAATCAAATGCTCATAATTCATTGCAATTAGTATCAGAATGGGTCTTTGAAGATTGAAGTGATTTTTGAAGAAACGGTTCTCGACTTGGCAACACTCAACACAATTTGAACGATCTATGGTGAGTCGCTCTTAATCTCTCAGAATCTCTTTAAATTGTGCTTATGTTATtgatttttgatcattttgattACTTTGATCAAATTTGTTTCAATCCAATTATTATGATCCAATAAAATTTTTCAATAGataaactcataagcccaaagccAAAATTAAAATCTCTTTAATTTTGTTACTGTTCATTCAAATCGATTTAAGCCCAAATTAATTCCGATTTTGAGCCCATAGTATATGATAGTTTATTATTCATACATCCGTTTAATGGAGTCCAAGTTTCATACCTTTTGATTAATTAGATACTTTCATTCGTTCTTACATCTTGATTCTCTTCGCCTCATTGAATTAATATTCATTTCTTATCTCGATTAATGGTCCTATTAATTCACGACGTATTTGACTTCAGTACTAACTCACATTGATTTTGTTGATTCAAGAAAATTGTGATCTCCATTTGTATGTAACATCGAAAAAttttaagccaaatttaaactttttcaaccatAAAACCAAATAGTGTTTTACAAGatgttttaaaaatattattcatcagagtgtcccaataacaaaatcataaggatgtggagcggtacagtcacaccttcgccttgccatgatctcctaaagtacctgaaacaataaactgaaactgtaagcccgatgaCTTAGTgaactacccccaaaataccaaaaccATACTGATAAAACTATATCAGTAACAGATaatcaacaacatgcatactgggccttcGACCTAACTGGACCGCCAtgtagggcctacagtctatctgggtctatcctgagccttcggcatgactggaccgccacgcGGGCCTACAGTCTCTCCGGATCGCTCGTATGGTATGTTGACCTTCAGtataaagcaggaccgcctcaacccaaccatcaaTCAATTaatcatgtgcgcataactaacatatactggAATGTACAGATATCAAACATAattatctcactgatcatcacTCCTAGCAATACCTCATAACCCGAGCACCGACCTAGcatgtcactaacataccaatccttacggatcataaaagcataataacaTATTATCTATcctgataccgatctaacagatcataaccacatatagcataccataaccaagataacaactaaagggccaaccttgatgccttagaccctattgatatagtgaggataactcaccctGCTAGCAACTCAGAATGATACTGGCCACACCTCCAGATATAACTCCAACCACCTTTCCTGTACCCATAAGTGGTCCTCTCAATAATTACCCAAATTACCAAATGCCCTCGGGGGGTACAAGACACCCCATAGTCAAAGTCAAGtcactggtcaatggtcaacagtccatgttgacctattCGCTGAATATGACTTTCTTTGCCTCGAGTCCCTACTGATTCCAGAATTTCTCGACTCGAATCGCCGAGTCTattagcagactcgccgagtcgataagCGATCTAGTGCTTGGAACTCAAACTGACTCGTCGGGTCATCTCACAGATCTCTCCAAGTCCATGCGGGAACAATTTGGACAAAAccctacccgactcgccgagtcatctcccagactcgccgagtccatacacaTATTCTCATGATCACGCGATTCTGAGCTATCCCTTGGTTCCAATCAGTAGATCTAGGTCCCTAGAGTgtattagcaacataaagttgctacctttacgtattTGCATGCCTCAAATTCCACATCTAAGCTTGAAATGGGACTTTACTCATAAACAAGGGTTCCTTCATGACCCTATTAGGAACTTTATGAACTTAGGGCTCAAAAGAGGTTCAGATCTAAAGTTTCAACTTCAGATGTAGCTCCCATACCATAACCCCTTCATGAATAGCTAAAGAAGCCCTAATCTTCACATATGaaagattctagaagaaaagaggtcaaggtaacaacttgttacctccaaAACGTGCCCAAGCTGAAGTAGACTCTGGatccacacgaaatccttgatgctagcctcttgatctacaagtttcCTTCACAAACATCACTTCCCAAAGCTCCAAAACACTCTCCAAGCCCACACtcacgaaaattagggtttgtggctCTCAAGGGGTGATAGAGGACAGTGGGGGCGCTAATGGTCCAATATATGGGGTGCAAaaaccctgaaatttagggtttcctctgctagctcctactcgtcgagcccccctttccgactcgtcaagtccctcatTAAATGACGTGTCCTgccccgcttctactcgacgtGTCATTGcgccaattctcccccacttaacttagaattcgtcctcgaagtctgctgtagTGAATTactccgggtaatgctcccgcaacAAGGTTTTCTGGGACGAAAATG includes:
- the LOC111920874 gene encoding salutaridine reductase, translated to MEKISSKRVAVVTGGNKGIGLEICRQLASNGVTVVVTARNENRGIEAIENLKVSGHDDVVFHQLDVKDPMSVGRLAKFVESQFKKLDILVNNAAESGIIVQYDEFRAFKDGAGYEQVFDENAPLLTGILEQPYDLGEDCMRTNYYGTKGVTEAFLPLLHLSNSPRIVNVSSNYGELHWIHNEKVKAEFQDIDTLNEDRIDEIIEWFLRDLKDNKLSENGWPLTVAAYKVSKAAINGYTRILARKFGNILVNCVHPGYVITDITSHTGHLTPEEGARAPVMVALLSDDGPSGVYFNQMNISSF